The Mangrovivirga cuniculi genomic sequence GAAATAATAAAAAGGAATGAAGCTATAACTATTGAGCTTTTTTAATCATGGTGGATAGGTTAAGGTAGATTTTAAATATAAGAAAATTACAGCTAAATGTTTTAAATGACAGGCAGACAAAATACCTTGTCAATAAATGATAAGCTTACCGGTCATATTAAATTCTGAACCTGTGACCCTGTATAAATAAATTCCCTGTGGTACCGAATTAATTCTAAGAAAGTCTCGTTCGGGAAACAGTTCCCTTTCAAAAAGTATTTTACCAGAAGTAGAAATTAAAGAAAAAATATGCTTTTCTGAGAAAGCCCTGGTAAAGATTTTCACTTCATCCCCCTCAGTTGCCGGATTCGGAAAAACCATCACCGGCTTCTCATTTATATAATACTCTGAGGCAATTTCCGAATCGATCACCTGACCATTGTCAAATAATATTCGTGCATAATAATTGTTAATCCCCTCAACCGGGTCCAAATCATTAATAGTCAATATTCTGGATAATAGTTGTTCTTTTCCCAATTCATTGATTAATTCATCTTCTGCACCAATTCTGAAAAACCGGATCTTGTTTATACTATAAACTGATCCAAGAAACACAGTCAAATCAATACCATTTAAATCATTATTTCTTGTAGCAAAAAATGAATTCAGGAAACATGAGGAAATTTGAGATTGAGTATTAATTGCCTGCCCTGAAATGCCAGTATAGTTATTAAATCTTGGAAAAACTCTAAATATATTATTATCATCATTACTTTGTATAACTGCAAAAGTATCCGCTGTAATAGTTGTTGATCGGTATTTATGCAGTAAAGGATCGAATGTCAGCACCTCATAATTATCAGAACCAGGTACTGGTTTCCATTCAATAAGAAGTGAGTCATTACAATTAACTGAGACTATTGGTCGCAGAGGAGAAGAAATAACGAAATTATCAGAAGGATAATCTATACCATTGATTCTCACAACAGCCATAACCGAAGCTAACGTATCAGGGGGTACCCATCTGTAATAACCTTTTTTAATATCCAGATCATTTTCAATAAGGGTTTCCGTACCATCATTCCATTTAACAATTAGTTGTCCCTGACTATCATCGAGAGTGGAATTCCACCTGAAATACGAAGCAGACTCTCCATTGTATGGCATGTTTTCATCCTTCATTGGCGCATTCCACTCAAACATATCCTTATCTTCCATTTGCCATGCAACAGAATAAATCTGCTGATCACCAACTAATAAATCACCACTGACTTTAACACTATAAATACCAGGTTCCGGATTATTGATAGAGACAAGTTCCCCATTATTCAAAGTGTCAACTCCAGTAGAAACATTCCTCTCCAAGATTTCGGATCCAGGGGTCGGATCAGGAACACCGGGATAATATAAGGCTCCGTCTGGTCCTTCTATCACAATATCAAGATCATTCACCAGGGCTTTGTAGTCTCCTGGATTTGCAGGGACATCAATCCAAGATAACGCTACTCGAATAGTATTTACATTAGCCGGAATTTCAAGTTGAAAAGTCCTTATTTCATTATCAGATAACGAATCAACATGAATATTTTCGTTTTCCACAATTTTAATCGCTTCATAGGCATTCACATTTCCATAACCCGAATGATAATCGGGCCCGGGTATTCCAATATCTTCAGCCGAAGCCATTAAAATAGATTTAACTGAAGAGAATGATGGAAGCTCATTGAATTTTTGCAAAAACCTCTGCTGGATAAGAATACAAACACCTGACAATAAAGCAGTAGAGTTTGAAGACCCGACATTGCTATATGTAACAAGTTCAGGCTTTATTCTCCCATCATAAGCCGGTCCTCTGGATACGAATTCAGGAAAATTAAATACTGTATCAGCCGATCCAATTGTCAGTACATTTTTTGCCTGCTTGTAATTTCCTGTAAGATTAGCAATCCCAGAAATGCCTTCATAAATACCCTCCGTTGCCGAATCAAAACCATTATTTCCGGAAGAAAAAACATGAATCAAGGTGTTGATATTATTAACGTTTTTATCATATTCGGCTGCAAATGCTCCGTAAAAATTTTCAATTTCTGTTCCGAAGGAATGATTTTGGACCGATACATTATAATCAACATAAAAAGAAGCCGGGTCAGGAATAATGTCTGAAAAATCTGATGAAACAAGAGCAGTTCCTTTAGCCACGCCCCTACCTGTAATAAAGCTATTCCCTTCACCGGCAGCAATAGTTGTCATTTCCGTAGCATGCCTTGAAATTTGATTGGATGCCCCTTCATATTCTATTACCCGGTTACTAAAATCAATATCATTGATATCAAATTTTTCTTCATGGATTGCCAGGGTTAAACCTTTGCCCGTTAGATCAGGATATTTTTGATGAAGTGTATTAACCAGGTTTGGCCTCAAATTCAAGTCAATAACCGGAGTTTCAACTTCCGGCTTTGTCGATTCAAGACCGACATAAAACACATTATTCAACGAAGCAATATTTTCGACTACATCATCTTTCCGGCCTCGAATTAATATTAATCCCCTTTCAATACCGGCTCATACCCAGAATCAATAAGCTTCATAGTGGTTTCCGGATTAGTTGACTTGACAACAAACCTCTTTACGCCGTTTACAGGTCCGATAATATTCGGACTTAGCTTCCATAAATCATTTACATAATACGCCTTTTTAACACCCGAAAAGTCTCCATGAGAATGGACAATTAGAATTTTATCAGAAATTTTCCGAATGACATTTATGTTTTTGAAATGATAACCTGTATGAGAATCGTTTAACTCTACTAGATAAAAATCTTCAGTTAATCTGGATTGACTTGTAAGTTCAACTTCACGCAAAACAAACTTTCCCCATGACGAATCCTGAGCGAAAAGCATACTTGAAAAAGTGATAAAAAGAATAACTCTGAGGAAAGCATCTCTCATATAAATCCGTCAATGATGGTTGATTCTACAAATATATAAAATATACTGAAAAGACATTGAATTTCATCTAAAACATAGAATAATATTCCGTCTTTTACGTCACGACAGAATTATTAATATGAAATAAATGCAAAATTATTTTTTTGTTAAAAAACTAATTTATACATTAGCGGCAATCTTTAACCAAATCAATTTTACAATGAAACAATTGAGAATCACTCTTTTATGTGCAGCAATGTTTGCTTTTGCACAAGTATTCTTCGTGTCATGTACAAACGAGGAAAATCTTTCACCAAACGACAAATTGGAAATTTCTGATGAAGTTAAAGCTCAATTTAAAGAGTTGGGTTTTGATGTCAGCGACATCAGAATGACTGATGATGTTGACCTTCTTGATCCTTCAAAGGAAGCAGGAAATTACCTGCTTGAAGGAGATATCGTTATTACTCCGGAAAACCTGGAAGCGATGCTTCAAAGTGACATTCATTATGAAGGTCCAAACTTTGAGCAGTACAGAACAAACAACCTTGTATCGTCTCCAAGAACCATCAATGTTATCGGTTATACCGGAAATAATTCCAACGGTTTGGATGGAACGATGAGAACTGCTCTACAGTGGGCGATCAACAATTACAACAGATTAAACACAGGTCTTACTTTCAACCTGACGTTTGGTACTAACTACAGTCCGTACGACATGGTAGTTTACCGAACTAGCGGTGGTGGCGGAGGTTCTGCCGGATTCCCTAGTGGTGGAAGACCTTACAAATGGATTCAAATCCAGTCTGGTACTTCAAACTACGGTACAAACGTTGTTGAGCATGTAATGACTCACGAGATCGGCCATGCAGTAGGATTACGTCATACTGATTACTTTGACAGATCTTACTCTTGTGGTTCTGGTGGAAACGAAGGTGACGGTGGTGTAGGTGCAGTTTATGTACCTGGTACTCCACAGGGAATTGATCCTAATTCAATAATGCTTGCTTGCTTTAGCTCAGGTGAGGATGGAGAATTTGGTCAGTACGACGTTGTTGCACTAGAGTATCTGTATTAAAAAATAATTAATACAGTAAAAAAATTAACCCTGGCGATTGCCAGGGTTTTTCTTATTTAAGTATATCTGTATTTATATTTTCTGCTCCGGCAAACTGTTCAAACCATTCGGCAGATTGCTTAAGCCAGAGTTCCAAATCGGCCTTTCCGTTAAAATCATAAAAAACCATTATCATTTTAGAGGTTGTAGGCTTAATACAAGTCCTGTCTGAATCAGAAGTCGGGGTACCAAAATAACCCAGATCATCTTTTAAAGCCGGAAGGCTACTTACATTAAGATCTCCTCTGCCGATAGCCTGGTAAGGCACACCCTCAGGAGCTATATCAAGATAAATATCACCGGTAACCTGATTTAAATCATAGGCACCAATTGAAAATCCCGAAACAAAAGAAAGCCAATTCACAATATCAACCGCATTGTTTACCTGGTATAAACCTTTTCCCTGCACGATTCTTCTGGATAATGCCTCAGCACTTGGTCTGTACCTGTTCGGGTCTTTTCCAAGGTTTTTATAGGCATTTCTCGTCGCCTCGATAATCGGCCTGTTTTTTATATCCTCAACTTCATATTTATTAAAAAGAATATCAATTTCCTGCTCCAGACGATCGTCCAGCTCGGAAATGCTGTTTACTACCCTGATTTCAGCTTCTAATAAGCCTAGCCTGATTTCCGGTAGTTTAGTTTTAATCTCATCACTTATAAAAATTCTTCTCATATCACACTGTCGTCTTACTTACACAACGGTAATTTAAATACCATATATTTTGATATCCACAAAAAAAATTGTTTTTATTACAAAAACATATTTTACTATGAAAAACATATTATTTGCAACAATTCTCTTATTCGGGATATTCAGTTGTACAGATAAAGATAACAATAACGATGCCGAAGAAGGGCTGATCAAGGAAAAACTTGTCGATAACAAAATCGAAACTTTAAGAGACAGCATAGAAGCTGTTTATAATGAAGATATTTTAAATAATGCCGGACACCTGACTTTTGATCTAAAATTGAACTTTGGTGGAAATGAACGATTTAACGGAAAAATCAGTCAGACACCTTCCTGTGATGTGGTTGAGATAGTATATAAAGATGGTAAAAAGGCAGTATTTAAAGATGACAACTTTTATATGTCCGTAGACAGTATGAATGCAAAATCATCTCGTTTTGATGTATTAACATGGTCTTATTTTTACATGCTTCCTTATAAATTGAACGACCCGGGAGTAATCTTTGAACCGATCGGTATAAAGGAAATGGAAGGTAAAGAATACAGGGTTGCTAAAATGACGTTTAAACCCGGTACCGGTGATGCCCCTGACGACTGGTACTATTTATATATTGACCCGGAAACTTTGCTAATCCATGCTGCTGCCTACATTGTTACCTATGGATCCGGTGATCAGGAAAAAGCAGAAGAAGATCCGCATGTCATCATTTATAATGATTTTGATAATTCGGCCAAACTACCCTATGCTAAAAATTGGGAATTCCGCTCATGGAAAGATTTTAAGTTTGGCGATAAACTTGGACAGGCTCAGATATCAAACGTAAATATTTTGGAAACACCACTAAATCCAAATATCGAAAACATGTCTCAGATCAATAAATAAAAAAATATTAATTTTTTAAGGGAAATACTTGCAAGAAACAAACAGTGTAACTACATTTACAACAGCTCTTTATTCATAGTTGATAAATTCCTAATAAGCGATCACGGCTCCCCGCCCTGATCGCTTATGCTTTTATAGGGGGTTAACTTTCCTGATTATTAGAAATTAGTTATTGGTTATTAGATGTTAGTTATTAGATGTTAGTTATTAGAGAATAGTTATCAGTTATTAGTTGTAAATCCCGAAATAAGATTGGCCGTTATTAGTATAGTTATTGATCATTTCAACGATTAGTCACATCCTTAAACTGGCGCCAGGGTCACGCTGGTGCCCTCTACCATTTATACTGCTGCTGTTCCAGAAGTTAGCGTAGCGTATCTGGAAGCATTGATAAACGAGATTTAAAATCCCGACTATTGAATAACTGTTTCGTGAGGACACGAACCAGGGCGGTTGATTTCGTGAGGACATGAAACAGGGCGGTAATTATATTGTAAGGAGACTAAAAATGGCCTACTAACAATTAATTCACCATCCCCAACTCCCATCTACTCCTTTAAAAGGTCCAACAACATCATCGGTAATCCAGCCACCGTAAAAACCTCCGGGTTGAGGAACTACAACCTCTTTATCCACAAGGCATTGATCCACTCTGCCTGCGTAAAAAGCAAGATAATTTTTAATCTCTTCAAATTCTTTTGTCGGATCATCATAATACCAGGCAGCATTTTCCGACCACTTCCCTCCTGCTTTCAAGTCATAATATCTTCCTTTACCTTTCCATTCGCAATGAGTTTCCAGATCTGAATCTAAAAGAAACTTTTTATTCACATCAGAAGGTGGAATGTAGAATTGGGGCGGATGACTGGTTTCCAACACCCTGTAACATTTATTGCTTCGGGCAATACATTCATTATTAAACCAGACTTCGATCAATTTACTCGTTCTTTCAAGCAACGGAGGCCTTGGGTAATCCCATACTGACTCCTGCCCCTTTCCCGTTTTTTCCGGATTTGGTTTCTTCATATTTCTTTAACAGGTTATTGAAGATTAAGTTATTGGATATTTGGGATTGATGATTGGTTATAAGAGATCAGTTATTAAGTTATTAGTTATTCGATTGACAGTGATGGGTCTGCTACATTTGACTGGACATTAAGATAAGCTAAAAAGATGGGTCTGCTACATTTGACTGGACATTAAGATAAGCTAAAATGATTAACTTACAGTCAAATGGCAAAACATCGAAGATAAATGCTTTCGCATTTTAATGCTATTCCAAATGTCTCATCTATAAACTAGCGCCAGCGTCGCGCTGGTGCCTTCTACAATAAAAAAATGATGCTATTACAGATGTTAGCGAAGCGCATCTGGAACTGAATAACTGTTTCATGAGGACACGAACCAGGGCGGTTTTGACTAATTCCGGATTCAAATCCGGCCTATTACCGGTTCGACATGCCCTGCGGAACATATCGAACAACTGCTTTTTTTAATGTGGCTACGTCTAATCAGGTTACAAATAAAAAATGATGCTATTCCAGATGTTAGCGAAGCGCATCTGGAATCGAAGATAAATAAGGATCTTTGATCCGTACCTTACTGATTCGAAAGGACACGAAACAAACTAAAACAATTTCTTAAAATACACCGCTAAGACGCAATGCACGCAAAGAAAAATGCTTTCGCATTTTGCTTGCTTCGTCCTAAAATAAGTTTACAGTTTAAAAGTATAGTCCAATTATATATTTACAATTTCACTGTAATCCTAAAATGGGTTGATTGTATTTTAGAATTTATAAACATTATGCTGTCTCTATTGTATTTAATACTATGATCTCACACGATGATAATTTCTGGATGAAAATGGCAATCGACATTGCCAAAGAAGCCAAATCTCCTTTTGGGGCTGTGTTAGTTGATTCGGAAGGACAGCAAGTGGCTATGCCAAATACTTCGAAATTTGACGGTCCAACAGCACATGCCGAGATGAATGTTTTAAGGAGAATGGATGAACTCGACTATGATTACCCGGAAGACCTGACCTTATACAGTACAGTTGAGCCCTGCCCGATGTGTATGGGGGCAATTATCTGGGCCGGAATCGGAACATTAATCTATGGAGCATCAATAAACGATGCAGCAAAACACGGAGATCAGATCATGCTTAGCTGTAATGAATTAGTACAAAGATCTGATACCGATATAGTCATTAAATCAGGACTCCTCTCAGATCAATGTCAGGCCTTATTTCACCAGAAATTATAGTCGGATAAGTGAGCTTAAGTCAATGATGTTTAATAACTTATTAAGTACCAAAACCAATAACTAATACTCGCATGAAAGCAGTTCAGATAGAAGAAGCCGGAGGTGACTTTAAAGTGGTTGACCGGGATGTACCCGAACCATCAGAAAATGAAGTACAGATAAAAATTGAAGCTTGTGGTATTTGCCACAGTGATATGTTCGTCAAAGAAGGTGCCTTTCCGGGTATCGAGTTTCCCAGAATACCCGGCCATGAAGTGGTTGGAAAAGTAACCAAGACGGGAAAAAACGTTGAACGTTTTAAAGAAGGCCAGAGAGTAGGTGTTGGTTGGCATGGTGGACATTGTTTTGAATGCGAACCATGCCGTAGAGGTGATTTTATCAGTTGCGAAAACGCTAAAATCTCAGGCATATCTTATGACGGAGGATATGCAGAGTACATGGTTGCTCCCCAGGAAGCAGTAGCGTCGATTCCCGATGAGATCGACTCTGTGGAAGCTGCACCTTTATTATGTGCAGGGATTACCACCTTTAATTCACTCCGCAACAGCCCGGCAAACCCCGGAGACGTGGTGGCCGTTCAGGGTATTGGCGGACTCGGCCATTTAGGCATTCAATTCGCAGCTAAAATGGGATATAGAGTAGTAGCAATTTCCACCAGTGAATCCAAAAAAGAACTGGCTGAAAAGCTGGGCGCGAAACATTTTATTGATACCAGTAAACAGGATCCAGTTGAAGAATTACAAAAATTAGGCGGAGCAAAAGTAATCTTATGTACAGCCCCAATACCGATGCGATTAGTAGCGTGGTAGATGGAATGGCTATTGACGGCCAGGTATTGATCGTTGCAGCTCCCGGAGATAGTATTTCGGTTGCTCCATTTTCTCTGATAATGGGAAGGAAATCAGTTGCAGGATGGCCAAGCGGTACTGCTCTCGATTCAGAAGATACTTTAAACTTCAGTGCTTTATCAGAAGTTAGGCCGATGATAGAAACGTTCCCGTTAGAAAAGGCGGCAGAAGCCTATGACAGAATGATTAATAATAAAGCAAGATTCAGAGTTGTATTAACGATGGATTAGAAAAGTATTTAATTCCAATTCAATTATAAGTTGCGCCCGGAGAGATTCGGGCGTTTTTATTAAACAAAACTCCAGGGATCAAAGTCTTTCATAAACTCCTGTTTATTAACTATTAAAACTTTCTTTATCCCCTTTTCATATTTTGGTGTAAAGGCATAATTAAAGCACAAATAGTAAACAGCACCATTCTTAGTTACATAAATACCGCTGAAATTTTCAAATCTGAAGCCCATACTATCCAGAACAGATTTACGCACAATAGTTTTTCCTTTGTAGCAGAGAGTCTTTAGAATACGACGATTATTTCTGACATAAGAAGTCAGGCTTCTGATCATCATTTCCTCATGATTATTATTTTGAAAATGATATGCACTTCTACAGTTGGCATCACAGAATAACTGGTCTGCACGGCCATGCAATGAATTGTTACATTGCTTGCATTTCCTGGTTTCAACAAAAGTTCCCGACATAGTATTAAATGATTGGTTGATATTAATAATAATCATTTTACAGATTAAAAATCAACCTTTAAGACTAATAATTACTAAGAAAAACATTCATAACCGTGAGATTATACGCATAATATACGTATATAAACGTTTAATCTTACAGCTAAGTCCAAAACATTTCGGTAATTAACAGCAGAATAATTTGACTATTTATGATTGAGATTCTGTTGAAAAAAATCGATGATAAAAATTGCCTGATATGTGAATTTGAATACGACAAAAGGATTATTGAATTAGTAAAATCGATTCCAGGGAGAAAGTGGCACCCGAAAAATAAATACTGGTATTTTGAAGACACCCCACGCAATTACCGGGAGATCAAAAAAGTATTAGCAAATTATCATTTACAAATAAGTCCTGAAATCCTTGAAAAATATGATTCAGATATGCTGAAAAGCAGTGTTTCACAAAAAACAAATACTAACAAAAAGAAAAATAAAAATCCTTTCACAAGAAAGAAGCGACGGGTCCCTGTACCTAAAGAATACATTCACAAACTGGAAACAGTACGATACAGTAAAAGCACAATTGATACATACATCTATTACTTTTCAGATTTTCTAACTTATTGTCAGATCGAAAATTCGGATACGATGACTGATGAGCAGGTTAAAAGCTATCTTTTATATCTTATTCATGATAAAAAGGCATCTCAAAGCACTCAAAACCAGGCA encodes the following:
- a CDS encoding S8 family peptidase; amino-acid sequence: MFYVGLESTKPEVETPVIDLNLRPNLVNTLHQKYPDLTGKGLTLAIHEEKFDINDIDFSNRVIEYEGASNQISRHATEMTTIAAGEGNSFITGRGVAKGTALVSSDFSDIIPDPASFYVDYNVSVQNHSFGTEIENFYGAFAAEYDKNVNNINTLIHVFSSGNNGFDSATEGIYEGISGIANLTGNYKQAKNVLTIGSADTVFNFPEFVSRGPAYDGRIKPELVTYSNVGSSNSTALLSGVCILIQQRFLQKFNELPSFSSVKSILMASAEDIGIPGPDYHSGYGNVNAYEAIKIVENENIHVDSLSDNEIRTFQLEIPANVNTIRVALSWIDVPANPGDYKALVNDLDIVIEGPDGALYYPGVPDPTPGSEILERNVSTGVDTLNNGELVSINNPEPGIYSVKVSGDLLVGDQQIYSVAWQMEDKDMFEWNAPMKDENMPYNGESASYFRWNSTLDDSQGQLIVKWNDGTETLIENDLDIKKGYYRWVPPDTLASVMAVVRINGIDYPSDNFVISSPLRPIVSVNCNDSLLIEWKPVPGSDNYEVLTFDPLLHKYRSTTITADTFAVIQSNDDNNIFRVFPRFNNYTGISGQAINTQSQISSCFLNSFFATRNNDLNGIDLTVFLGSVYSINKIRFFRIGAEDELINELGKEQLLSRILTINDLDPVEGINNYYARILFDNGQVIDSEIASEYYINEKPVMVFPNPATEGDEVKIFTRAFSEKHIFSLISTSGKILFERELFPERDFLRINSVPQGIYLYRVTGSEFNMTGKLIIY
- a CDS encoding M57 family metalloprotease, whose product is MKQLRITLLCAAMFAFAQVFFVSCTNEENLSPNDKLEISDEVKAQFKELGFDVSDIRMTDDVDLLDPSKEAGNYLLEGDIVITPENLEAMLQSDIHYEGPNFEQYRTNNLVSSPRTINVIGYTGNNSNGLDGTMRTALQWAINNYNRLNTGLTFNLTFGTNYSPYDMVVYRTSGGGGGSAGFPSGGRPYKWIQIQSGTSNYGTNVVEHVMTHEIGHAVGLRHTDYFDRSYSCGSGGNEGDGGVGAVYVPGTPQGIDPNSIMLACFSSGEDGEFGQYDVVALEYLY
- a CDS encoding B3/B4 domain-containing protein, with the protein product MRRIFISDEIKTKLPEIRLGLLEAEIRVVNSISELDDRLEQEIDILFNKYEVEDIKNRPIIEATRNAYKNLGKDPNRYRPSAEALSRRIVQGKGLYQVNNAVDIVNWLSFVSGFSIGAYDLNQVTGDIYLDIAPEGVPYQAIGRGDLNVSSLPALKDDLGYFGTPTSDSDRTCIKPTTSKMIMVFYDFNGKADLELWLKQSAEWFEQFAGAENINTDILK
- a CDS encoding DUF6503 family protein, producing MKNILFATILLFGIFSCTDKDNNNDAEEGLIKEKLVDNKIETLRDSIEAVYNEDILNNAGHLTFDLKLNFGGNERFNGKISQTPSCDVVEIVYKDGKKAVFKDDNFYMSVDSMNAKSSRFDVLTWSYFYMLPYKLNDPGVIFEPIGIKEMEGKEYRVAKMTFKPGTGDAPDDWYYLYIDPETLLIHAAAYIVTYGSGDQEKAEEDPHVIIYNDFDNSAKLPYAKNWEFRSWKDFKFGDKLGQAQISNVNILETPLNPNIENMSQINK
- a CDS encoding DUF427 domain-containing protein, coding for MKKPNPEKTGKGQESVWDYPRPPLLERTSKLIEVWFNNECIARSNKCYRVLETSHPPQFYIPPSDVNKKFLLDSDLETHCEWKGKGRYYDLKAGGKWSENAAWYYDDPTKEFEEIKNYLAFYAGRVDQCLVDKEVVVPQPGGFYGGWITDDVVGPFKGVDGSWGW
- a CDS encoding nucleoside deaminase, producing the protein MISHDDNFWMKMAIDIAKEAKSPFGAVLVDSEGQQVAMPNTSKFDGPTAHAEMNVLRRMDELDYDYPEDLTLYSTVEPCPMCMGAIIWAGIGTLIYGASINDAAKHGDQIMLSCNELVQRSDTDIVIKSGLLSDQCQALFHQKL
- a CDS encoding alcohol dehydrogenase catalytic domain-containing protein; amino-acid sequence: MKAVQIEEAGGDFKVVDRDVPEPSENEVQIKIEACGICHSDMFVKEGAFPGIEFPRIPGHEVVGKVTKTGKNVERFKEGQRVGVGWHGGHCFECEPCRRGDFISCENAKISGISYDGGYAEYMVAPQEAVASIPDEIDSVEAAPLLCAGITTFNSLRNSPANPGDVVAVQGIGGLGHLGIQFAAKMGYRVVAISTSESKKELAEKLGAKHFIDTSKQDPVEELQKLGGAKVILCTAPIPMRLVAW
- a CDS encoding MDR/zinc-dependent alcohol dehydrogenase-like family protein → MYSPNTDAISSVVDGMAIDGQVLIVAAPGDSISVAPFSLIMGRKSVAGWPSGTALDSEDTLNFSALSEVRPMIETFPLEKAAEAYDRMINNKARFRVVLTMD